CCCGTTTCGAGCAGTTCCATCCTGCCCTGGAGGGAGGAGTCCGTTGCATTGAACCCAAGGATAATAGAACTGTCAATATCGGACTGTGCAAGAGCCTCGATTTCAGACGCAGTTATGCTCATGTTTATGGAGTTATAGACTGCTCTGTCTGCAAGCCCTATTTCACTCACATATTGTGCTGCATGGGCACGCACGTTCCCTTCGGGAGAATCGATAAGAAACGGAGAATCCGAGATCTCTGCAATAAAATCAATATAATGCGTGATACTCTCGAAGGTTGTACCAAAGATATGTACTATATGGGGATTTCCGGTAGTATCCGAACCCACCTCCTGCAGGTTTACGAGTTTTTCGGCAGCGGCTCTATCAAAAAGTCCTTTTGCTGCGTCTTGTACGATTTCGTGTTTATTGTAAAAAATAGTCCCTGCAAGTACTGTAGGTAGTTCTCCAGGCTGTCCACCTACCTTTACCCCAGCAATGTTAGCAATTTCCTGTTCTTTCTGGAACTTAAACATCTTTACGCCCTCAAAATCCACACTTCTCAAAATTCACTTACTTCGATGATTAATTCGCTTCTGCCAGGTAGATAATTCCTGCCATTGAATCCATTACGAATTCTTCTGAGACTATCACATCCCCTGAAGTGGGGCCTGTAAAAGAGGACTGCCTCTTTTTCGGGGTGCAGACAACCATGGGCTCTTCAGGGTATGCTTCGCCCTTATCTTTATAAGCCTCCACAATCTTCCGGATCTCTTCAGGGTCGTTTAATCCTATTCTGTCCAAGAGTGTAACCTGCTGCTGGAAACGTTCGACTGCATCTCTGGAGATATTTTCTATGAAAGGAATTGCACCCTGAGAACCTGTAATTCTGCCTTTTTCGTCAATCCCATTTGCATGGATTGCAAGCAGGGTATGGCCTGCCAGATGACCCCTTGACTCAGTCCCACAGACCAGGATATAACGGATATTGGAGTTTGAAATTACGTTTACAATTATTTTTTCGACACCCAGGTTTTCAGTCTTTGAACTCCCCCAGATGGCGGCACCAGGGCAGGCGTCAAAGTTGCTTGCAAGGGTTACGACTGCAATCCTGGAGTCCGGTTTTTCTGTGACGTAGTCCCCTTTTACAGGGGGCCAGCTCTCTACAATTGTCTTCAGTGAATCACCTTTTTTCTTTCCTTGT
The Methanosarcina sp. WWM596 DNA segment above includes these coding regions:
- the mtrH gene encoding tetrahydromethanopterin S-methyltransferase subunit H: MFKFQKEQEIANIAGVKVGGQPGELPTVLAGTIFYNKHEIVQDAAKGLFDRAAAEKLVNLQEVGSDTTGNPHIVHIFGTTFESITHYIDFIAEISDSPFLIDSPEGNVRAHAAQYVSEIGLADRAVYNSINMSITASEIEALAQSDIDSSIILGFNATDSSLQGRMELLETGAGLLEEGLLSVADRCGIVNKLIDPSITPMGNGAGIALRMTITAKAKWGHPAGSGIHNAPSAWNWLNRQKEKDPVLYKICDVGSTCLQQAACGDFILYGPIEYAQYVFPMAAMSDIMIAEAVADLDIEPANRHPINLLV
- a CDS encoding tetrahydromethanopterin S-methyltransferase subunit A, whose product is MKTIVESWPPVKGDYVTEKPDSRIAVVTLASNFDACPGAAIWGSSKTENLGVEKIIVNVISNSNIRYILVCGTESRGHLAGHTLLAIHANGIDEKGRITGSQGAIPFIENISRDAVERFQQQVTLLDRIGLNDPEEIRKIVEAYKDKGEAYPEEPMVVCTPKKRQSSFTGPTSGDVIVSEEFVMDSMAGIIYLAEAN